The following are from one region of the Salvia hispanica cultivar TCC Black 2014 chromosome 1, UniMelb_Shisp_WGS_1.0, whole genome shotgun sequence genome:
- the LOC125211662 gene encoding dof zinc finger protein DOF2.4-like, whose product MVFSSIPAYLDPSNWHQPQNHHLLPLQQPEGAAQPSPPPPQPHGSGGGSIRPGTMSERARIANVPMPDSSLKCPRCESTNTKFCYFNNYSLSQPRHFCKTCRRYWTRGGALRNVPVGGGCRRNKRSSKSTTSKASPASDDRQTATSTSTSGLSPQFPPLRFMSPLSQLTDNFAGNMGLNYSLPMGTNEMGFYSGGGGGMASLLSSVGGGGGGGIEPWRLQQHPFFGGFEASQPENYQFHGGESGFLNNEASRAKFSSSLLSQLASVKMEENPNFSRQLMGGIAGNGNERWNSNTNWTELSNFSASSTSTPL is encoded by the exons atggttttttcttcaattccaGCTTATCTTGATCCATCCAACTGGCATCAG CCTCAAAACCACCATCTACTCCCACTACAGCAGCCGGAGGGGGCTGCGCAGCCTTCCCCGCCTCCTCCGCAGCCCCATGGAAGCGGAGGAGGATCGATCCGGCCTGGCACGATGTCAGAGCGGGCTCGAATCGCGAACGTGCCGATGCCGGATTCATCCCTAAAATGCCCTCGGTGCGAATCCACCAACACCAAATTCTGCTACTTCAACAACTACAGCCTCTCTCAGCCGCGCCACTTCTGCAAGACCTGCCGCCGCTACTGGACCCGCGGCGGCGCCTTGCGGAACGTCCCCGTGGGGGGAGGCTGCCGCCGCAACAAGCGGAGCAGCAAGTCCACCACCTCCAAGGCCTCCCCGGCGAGCGACGATCGCCAGACTGCCACCTCCACATCCACCAGCGGCCTCTCGCCGCAGTTCCCACCTCTTCGGTTCATGTCGCCGCTGAGTCAACTCACCGACAACTTTGCCGGAAACATGGGCTTGAACTACAGCCTGCCGATGGGGACGAACGAGATGGGGTTCTacagcggcggcggaggggggATGGCTTCGCTTCTGTCCAgcgtcggcggcggcggaggaggtggAATTGAGCCGTGGCGGCTGCAGCAGCACCCTTTCTTCGGCGGTTTCGAGGCGTCGCAGCCGGAGAATTACCAATTCCACGGCGGCGAGTCAGGGTTTCTGAACAACGAAGCGAGTCGGGCGAAGTTTTCGAGCTCGCTGTTGAGTCAGCTAGCGTCGGTGAAAATGGAggaaaaccctaatttttcaAGGCAATTGATGGGAGGAATTGCAGGGAATGGGAATGAACGATGGAATTCCAACACGAATTGGACAGAGCTCTCCAATTTCAGTGCTTCTTCGACGAGCACTCCATTGTAG